One segment of Methanothermobacter tenebrarum DNA contains the following:
- a CDS encoding DUF3344 domain-containing protein, with protein sequence MNNIKKLGSRQILFLTVLVVLAVSLTGSAYADNAVGGKPLETVQEGNVTGDLAVDSYYGFNATDPCNVTYTFNYTIPSDAKIKNATLYVLVYSGHMQEPRQTYINVTYNGQLLDNQSLYTTYNYPPDGNNNTAILGPGHDQDPYLMINDHTMRVTSDYLLWYDVTDKTNKGTDNTVNVCTTGSYDGRIKLITLVVAYNLPGSTTGTRYWINLGHDVSSYNDEGYTGETYFTGTAPGTIKDVTLMIVHAASQDGIYTYNDQTLPNGTYQRRGTYSGYEIWNVTDLYNNQTNKFTYHKSPGTGLSGYYKIILAIQKVTYTPNIDLRFQSVLVTGSAIFALENNTIKCLIRNVGTEKSPTTTLLLYANDELVSNATIPSINPNSNVYVNITDPTIRPATAETLYGNNNQNITYKFVIDPYNEVPETNETNNQYIKNFPLLYNGYKGKRWAYNGSDINTVEVYDGQYGIAYYVQPDTTYASGTTGWSNYTVTFNGTQPSIPENATPITVYLYVPYNWDNKGTDPREGAALTYLTIQFNQAVFQPGNYTRWYWDQSNFGGYPNYKYGLLVYNVTEYYNKNQDNIVNVTLSVPASQSTHTLSMYPFTLLVIYNDNTAPRRQIFIAEESDILLLGDTYGTNLNETIAYTKFNGTEINLEDVANATYHTWAGNAGPNEGNVYFNDQTLGLNVWQGNSKTAYPEVFNVTGKLQPNNNIAAIQGTDSGGMLALLQILVVEYKIIPPVANFTANPTSGVLPLTVQFQDLSTGA encoded by the coding sequence GTGAATAATATTAAAAAATTAGGAAGCAGACAAATACTGTTTCTAACAGTTCTAGTAGTGTTAGCGGTTTCATTAACAGGATCGGCCTATGCAGACAATGCTGTGGGCGGCAAACCACTAGAAACGGTCCAAGAAGGTAATGTAACCGGTGACCTTGCAGTGGACTCCTATTATGGATTCAATGCAACAGACCCTTGTAATGTCACATACACATTCAACTACACAATACCATCAGATGCCAAGATAAAAAACGCAACACTATACGTGCTAGTATATTCAGGCCACATGCAAGAACCAAGACAAACATACATCAACGTAACCTACAACGGACAACTACTAGACAACCAATCACTCTACACCACATACAACTACCCCCCAGACGGAAACAATAACACTGCAATCCTCGGCCCTGGACACGACCAAGACCCATACCTAATGATAAACGACCATACAATGCGCGTAACAAGCGACTACCTACTATGGTACGACGTAACAGACAAAACAAACAAAGGCACAGACAATACAGTCAATGTATGCACCACAGGCTCATACGACGGCCGAATAAAACTCATAACACTGGTCGTGGCCTACAACCTCCCGGGAAGCACAACCGGGACAAGATACTGGATCAACCTCGGACATGATGTAAGCAGCTACAATGACGAAGGATACACAGGAGAAACATACTTCACGGGTACAGCACCCGGAACAATCAAAGATGTCACGTTGATGATAGTGCATGCAGCAAGCCAAGACGGAATCTACACATACAATGACCAGACCCTGCCAAATGGCACATACCAAAGACGAGGAACATACAGCGGATACGAAATATGGAACGTCACAGACCTCTACAACAACCAAACCAACAAATTCACATACCACAAAAGCCCAGGAACAGGACTATCAGGATACTACAAAATCATCCTAGCAATACAAAAGGTCACTTACACGCCAAATATCGACTTAAGATTCCAGAGCGTCCTCGTCACTGGTAGTGCGATATTTGCACTAGAAAACAATACAATAAAGTGCCTAATCAGAAACGTTGGCACTGAAAAATCACCAACAACAACACTACTATTATACGCCAATGACGAACTAGTCTCAAATGCAACCATACCCTCCATAAACCCAAATAGCAACGTTTATGTGAATATAACGGATCCCACGATAAGACCAGCCACAGCAGAGACGCTCTATGGTAACAATAACCAGAACATAACCTATAAATTTGTTATAGACCCATACAATGAAGTTCCAGAAACCAATGAAACAAACAACCAATATATAAAAAATTTCCCATTACTATACAATGGCTACAAAGGCAAAAGATGGGCCTACAACGGCTCAGACATTAACACAGTAGAAGTCTATGACGGCCAATACGGCATCGCATATTATGTGCAGCCTGACACAACCTATGCAAGTGGAACCACCGGATGGTCAAATTACACCGTAACATTCAACGGCACACAACCTAGCATACCAGAAAACGCAACCCCAATCACAGTATACTTGTATGTCCCATACAATTGGGATAACAAAGGCACAGACCCAAGAGAGGGCGCAGCACTAACATACCTAACAATACAATTCAACCAGGCAGTATTCCAACCAGGAAACTACACAAGATGGTACTGGGACCAATCAAACTTCGGAGGCTACCCAAACTACAAATACGGCCTACTAGTCTACAACGTAACAGAATACTACAACAAAAACCAGGATAACATTGTGAATGTCACATTATCAGTACCAGCAAGCCAGAGTACACACACACTTAGCATGTACCCATTCACACTACTAGTAATCTACAATGACAATACAGCGCCAAGAAGACAAATATTCATCGCAGAAGAATCCGACATCCTACTCCTAGGAGATACATATGGAACAAACCTCAACGAAACAATAGCATACACCAAATTCAACGGAACAGAAATAAACTTAGAAGATGTTGCAAACGCCACATATCATACATGGGCAGGCAATGCCGGACCAAACGAAGGAAACGTATACTTCAACGATCAAACCTTAGGATTGAATGTATGGCAAGGAAACAGCAAAACAGCATACCCAGAAGTATTCAATGTCACAGGAAAACTCCAACCAAATAATAACATAGCAGCCATACAGGGAACAGACTCCGGCGGCATGCTAGCACTACTACAAATCCTAGTAGTAGAATATAAAATAATACCGCCAGTAGCCAATTTCACAGCCAACCCAACAAGTGGAGTCCTCCCATTAACAGTACAATTCCAGGACTTGTCAACGGGAGCCTAG